From a single Fusobacterium ulcerans ATCC 49185 genomic region:
- a CDS encoding ankyrin repeat domain-containing protein produces the protein MYSIGNIGNFETIPEPAAAIYDKNLKKMQELYERGWNINEKISLGKYSNVTPLEIAVITNNSAPLRWLLENGASLDVGNFTIIEQAAQHCNDKIVSLLLNHDALDFLPEKKYPDIFIRISYGKKFENISIFEKYGITVKKYGGRALRSAASDGNMKETKMWAEMGADLNYHEPDMVFPYASTPIIEAVRSDHTEIAEYLIKQGSDITITDKYGDRPYSLASKNKNLKLMEYLKSLEPAEWHNEQEKLRMLKDYKLPADMLEYLKKEPEKINFSEKEYYPKYIRFYKFMDLQEMKWKRKKLLSLVEEVENYEIFIVWSPSEKAICYIDSEHEIFAKVCTWKEFISNTEKYIIDIIDGEYDN, from the coding sequence ATGTATAGTATAGGAAATATTGGAAACTTTGAAACTATTCCAGAGCCTGCTGCTGCCATATATGACAAGAATCTAAAAAAAATGCAGGAATTGTATGAAAGAGGCTGGAACATAAATGAAAAAATAAGTCTAGGAAAATATTCTAATGTTACTCCTTTAGAAATAGCTGTAATTACAAATAATTCTGCTCCTTTAAGATGGCTGTTGGAAAATGGTGCTTCTCTAGATGTAGGGAACTTTACCATCATAGAACAGGCTGCTCAGCATTGTAATGATAAGATTGTATCACTTTTGTTGAATCATGATGCTCTTGACTTCCTGCCAGAAAAAAAATATCCTGATATCTTTATTAGAATATCTTATGGAAAAAAATTTGAAAATATATCAATATTTGAAAAATATGGAATAACTGTAAAAAAATATGGTGGTCGTGCTTTAAGATCAGCAGCTTCTGATGGCAATATGAAAGAGACAAAGATGTGGGCAGAAATGGGAGCTGATTTAAATTATCATGAGCCTGATATGGTATTTCCATATGCTTCTACTCCTATTATTGAAGCTGTCAGAAGCGACCACACAGAAATTGCTGAATATCTGATAAAGCAAGGAAGTGATATCACTATTACTGATAAATATGGCGACCGTCCATATTCTCTTGCATCTAAAAATAAAAATCTTAAATTAATGGAATATTTAAAATCTCTGGAGCCTGCTGAATGGCATAATGAACAGGAAAAATTAAGAATGCTTAAAGATTATAAACTTCCTGCTGATATGCTGGAATATCTAAAAAAGGAACCTGAAAAAATTAATTTTTCTGAAAAAGAATACTATCCAAAATATATACGTTTCTATAAATTTATGGACTTACAAGAGATGAAGTGGAAAAGAAAAAAACTTCTTTCTTTGGTAGAAGAAGTAGAAAATTATGAGATATTTATAGTTTGGTCTCCATCAGAAAAAGCCATCTGCTATATAGATTCTGAACATGAAATATTTGCAAAAGTATGCACATGGAAGGAATTTATCAGCAATACTGAAAAATATATAATTGATATAATAGATGGAGAATACGATAATTAA
- a CDS encoding YfbM family protein — protein MGMLAQYMAVDNKIFNGMLKMNNEEIIDKIEELSENEQCDICDIDKMWDGLHFLLTGRSASEPIESNKLSEAVVGTGIFDENGDDFLAYIKSEELAVIIGAMENIAINELLDKYNMDDFKNAKIYPNIWEKEDENDIHDELIFCFESMLDFYKKCNKKNMNIIVSIY, from the coding sequence ATGGGAATGCTTGCACAATATATGGCTGTTGATAATAAAATATTCAATGGTATGTTAAAAATGAATAATGAAGAGATAATTGATAAAATAGAAGAATTATCTGAAAATGAACAGTGTGATATCTGTGATATTGATAAAATGTGGGATGGTCTTCATTTCCTTTTAACTGGAAGATCAGCTTCTGAACCAATAGAAAGTAATAAATTAAGTGAGGCAGTTGTAGGAACAGGCATATTTGATGAAAATGGGGATGATTTTCTAGCTTATATCAAATCTGAAGAATTGGCAGTTATAATAGGTGCAATGGAAAATATTGCTATTAATGAGTTATTAGACAAATATAATATGGATGACTTCAAAAATGCTAAAATATATCCTAATATTTGGGAAAAAGAAGATGAAAATGATATTCATGATGAACTTATCTTTTGCTTTGAAAGTATGCTGGATTTCTATAAAAAATGCAATAAGAAAAATATGAATATTATAGTAAGTATCTATTAA
- a CDS encoding Imm17 family immunity protein, with the protein MEEAGKNFMKLYGVYLIPLARFIFLFGAIFNWKWITDPAGAKLFMRFIYRTFGEKGYRITIGISGVIIIICSTFLIMMDKRGF; encoded by the coding sequence ATGGAAGAAGCTGGAAAAAATTTTATGAAACTATATGGTGTTTATCTTATTCCCTTAGCTAGATTTATATTCCTATTTGGAGCAATCTTTAATTGGAAATGGATAACTGATCCTGCTGGCGCTAAATTATTTATGAGGTTTATCTATAGAACATTTGGAGAAAAAGGCTACAGAATAACTATTGGAATATCTGGAGTTATTATTATCATTTGCAGTACCTTTCTTATAATGATGGATAAAAGAGGTTTTTAA
- a CDS encoding M20 metallopeptidase family protein, which produces MELNLDFLLEDIVKNRRALHQMPETALEEFKTKEYLKNYLISIGLEPKDIVETGLYVYIEGKDKDNCIAFRSDIDALNIEEETGIDFVSKNSGKMHACGHDGHMSTLLAFAKYLTTIQPLEKSVLLIFQPAEEAPGRAKDIVETGIFKKYNVKAIYGMHLFPELPEGVVACKEGPFFAQATVISVGITGKSGHGAMPHKAVDPLIAFTKVIDAYQTIISRNFSPFDPGVITIGKFSGGSAQNIIPEKVEFWGTARTFAQSDSEFIIKRMKEIHRGIELTYNVKIDEDLVILYPPVINDKELYKKFTETMKDMNYREQDALTISEDFAYYQQEVPGIFFLLGTRNEEKGYIHPLHNCHFNFDEKVLLKGVEAFAKILESHNK; this is translated from the coding sequence ATGGAACTTAATTTAGATTTTTTATTAGAAGATATTGTAAAGAATAGAAGAGCATTACACCAGATGCCAGAAACAGCTTTAGAAGAGTTTAAGACAAAAGAGTATCTAAAGAATTATTTGATCTCTATAGGACTTGAGCCAAAAGATATAGTAGAAACAGGACTATATGTGTATATTGAAGGAAAGGATAAAGATAATTGTATAGCTTTCCGTAGTGATATAGATGCTTTAAATATTGAAGAAGAAACAGGAATAGACTTTGTATCTAAAAATAGTGGAAAAATGCATGCTTGTGGACATGATGGACATATGTCTACTCTTTTAGCTTTTGCAAAATATTTAACAACTATACAGCCACTTGAAAAAAGTGTATTATTGATATTTCAGCCTGCTGAAGAAGCACCTGGAAGAGCCAAAGATATAGTAGAAACAGGAATTTTCAAAAAATACAATGTAAAAGCTATCTATGGAATGCACCTGTTCCCAGAGCTTCCAGAAGGAGTAGTTGCTTGTAAAGAGGGACCATTCTTTGCACAGGCTACTGTAATCAGTGTAGGAATAACAGGAAAAAGCGGACATGGAGCTATGCCTCATAAGGCTGTAGATCCCCTTATTGCTTTTACTAAAGTAATAGATGCTTATCAGACAATAATTTCAAGAAACTTTTCTCCATTTGATCCAGGAGTTATTACAATAGGTAAATTCTCTGGAGGAAGTGCTCAGAATATAATTCCTGAAAAAGTTGAGTTCTGGGGAACAGCAAGAACATTTGCACAGTCTGATTCTGAATTTATAATCAAGAGGATGAAAGAGATACATAGAGGAATAGAGCTTACTTACAATGTAAAAATAGATGAAGATCTTGTGATTCTTTATCCACCAGTAATAAATGACAAAGAACTTTATAAAAAATTTACAGAAACTATGAAGGATATGAATTATAGAGAGCAGGATGCTTTGACAATATCAGAGGATTTTGCTTACTATCAGCAGGAAGTACCAGGAATATTTTTCCTATTGGGAACTAGAAATGAGGAGAAAGGATACATTCATCCACTTCACAACTGTCATTTCAATTTTGATGAAAAAGTATTATTAAAAGGTGTAGAGGCTTTTGCTAAAATATTAGAAAGTCATAATAAATAA
- a CDS encoding flavodoxin family protein encodes MKILGISAGTRNGNNDSMCKEALMGAKEMGAEIEFIRLLDLDIKYCTGCIACVKSLMSGKGGQCILKDDFEWLRDKMMDADGIIFSVPIFEKGAAAIFRSLTDRFGPRMDRGNNLAATEIAKQTNGKVPDQRVFKEKVISYIGLGGSDWTTRIQCDFEMLSLTPMWKTINNEVFSWSKNVIMEDEKVAKIHQIGINLAKAAVDMENAQYLGDKGICPHCHSRNFYLNDDSTKAICCLCGIVGEIKTKDGKVKFEFPHEQLEHAHNTMPGKFIHMNDIKNNEEALIETKKTEAYRERLNKYREFIQPSLPIK; translated from the coding sequence ATGAAAATATTAGGAATATCAGCAGGAACTAGAAATGGAAATAATGACTCTATGTGTAAGGAAGCTTTAATGGGTGCTAAAGAAATGGGAGCTGAAATTGAATTTATCAGACTTCTTGATCTTGATATAAAATATTGTACTGGATGTATAGCTTGTGTCAAAAGTCTAATGAGTGGTAAAGGCGGTCAATGTATATTAAAAGATGATTTTGAATGGCTGAGGGATAAAATGATGGATGCAGATGGAATTATCTTTTCTGTCCCTATTTTCGAAAAAGGAGCTGCTGCAATTTTCCGTTCACTGACAGATCGTTTTGGACCTAGAATGGATAGAGGAAATAATCTGGCTGCTACTGAGATAGCAAAGCAAACTAATGGAAAAGTTCCTGATCAAAGAGTTTTTAAAGAAAAAGTTATTTCATATATAGGTCTTGGAGGATCTGACTGGACTACAAGAATACAGTGTGATTTTGAAATGCTTTCTTTAACTCCTATGTGGAAAACTATAAATAATGAAGTTTTTTCATGGTCAAAAAATGTAATCATGGAAGATGAAAAAGTAGCTAAAATACATCAAATAGGAATTAATTTAGCTAAAGCTGCTGTTGATATGGAAAATGCTCAATACCTGGGAGATAAAGGAATATGTCCTCACTGTCACAGCAGAAACTTCTATCTAAATGATGATTCTACTAAAGCTATATGCTGCCTATGTGGAATAGTTGGGGAAATAAAAACAAAAGATGGGAAAGTAAAATTTGAATTTCCTCATGAACAATTAGAGCATGCACATAATACTATGCCTGGTAAATTTATTCATATGAATGATATTAAAAATAATGAAGAGGCATTGATAGAAACTAAAAAAACAGAAGCATATAGAGAACGTCTAAATAAATACAGAGAATTTATTCAGCCATCTCTTCCTATAAAATAA
- a CDS encoding MarR family winged helix-turn-helix transcriptional regulator, with product MEDYNLQKSLGFKLELASRLTTGNFSKKLKEDKFPITPEQWGVINFLLHEDGLTQSQISKLVGKDHTCVSRLIENLIKKNIVKKIPDTDDKRINLIYLTEEGKKIQNNVVLTVKENLYKVFANVTDEEKIIFSKVLDKIIKNLE from the coding sequence ATGGAAGACTATAATTTACAAAAATCATTGGGATTTAAGCTGGAACTTGCCTCTCGTCTTACAACTGGAAATTTCAGTAAAAAATTAAAAGAAGATAAGTTCCCTATTACTCCTGAACAGTGGGGAGTTATCAATTTTCTTCTCCATGAAGATGGACTTACTCAAAGTCAAATATCAAAACTAGTTGGAAAAGATCATACTTGTGTATCAAGACTTATAGAAAATCTTATTAAGAAAAATATTGTAAAAAAAATACCTGATACAGATGATAAAAGAATCAATCTCATATATCTAACTGAAGAAGGGAAAAAAATACAGAACAATGTTGTTCTCACTGTAAAAGAAAATCTGTATAAAGTTTTTGCTAATGTTACAGATGAGGAGAAAATTATATTTTCAAAAGTATTAGATAAAATAATAAAAAATTTGGAGTAG